One genomic window of Vibrio natriegens NBRC 15636 = ATCC 14048 = DSM 759 includes the following:
- a CDS encoding acyl-CoA synthetase: MSIYDNDLTHCAVNHIALTPLSFLERTATVYPEYPAVIHGSIRRNWSETYQRCRQLASALSGRGIGEGDTVSVMLPNIPAMLEAHFGVPMIGAVLNTLNVRLDAETIAFMLKHSEAKVLVCDREFHAVITEALTLIDNPPLIIDVNDPEYGGEEATSDLDYEAFLAEGDPNYDWQWPEDEWQAISLNYTSGTTGNPKGVVYHHRGAYLNSLGNQMTWSMGHHPVYLWTLPMFHCNGWCYPWTITALAGVHVFLRRVDPQKVLTLIREHKVSHLCGAPIVLNALVNMPEEAKAAIDHPVNAMVAGAAPPAKVIGDVEKMGINITHVYGLTEVYGPVTVCAWHESWDEFSLEERATLKSRQGVRYPTLEGVMVADTQTLKPVAKDGKTIGEVFMRGNTVMKGYLKNPSATAEAFEGGWFHTGDLGVCHPNGYIEIKDRLKDIIISGGENISTIELEDVLYKHPDILEVSVVAKPDERWGESPCAFITLKQNRFTSENEILDYCREHLAGFKIPKTIVFTNLPKTSTGKVQKYILRDWAKEI, from the coding sequence ATGTCAATCTATGATAACGATCTTACGCATTGCGCAGTGAATCACATTGCTCTCACTCCACTGAGTTTTTTGGAGCGCACTGCAACCGTCTACCCTGAGTACCCTGCTGTCATTCATGGCAGTATTCGTCGCAACTGGTCAGAAACCTATCAACGCTGCCGTCAACTTGCTTCGGCTTTATCCGGCCGTGGTATTGGTGAAGGTGATACCGTATCAGTGATGCTGCCGAATATACCAGCAATGCTAGAAGCGCATTTCGGTGTCCCTATGATAGGGGCGGTTCTCAACACTCTGAACGTTCGACTTGATGCCGAAACCATCGCTTTCATGCTGAAACATAGCGAAGCCAAAGTACTCGTCTGTGACCGCGAATTTCATGCTGTGATTACGGAAGCACTGACTTTAATTGATAATCCGCCACTGATTATTGACGTCAACGATCCAGAATACGGCGGAGAAGAAGCGACCAGCGATCTCGATTATGAAGCCTTTCTGGCTGAAGGCGATCCTAACTATGATTGGCAATGGCCAGAAGACGAATGGCAGGCGATTTCTCTCAACTACACATCAGGCACGACCGGTAACCCGAAAGGCGTGGTTTACCATCATCGTGGGGCTTACCTGAATTCACTCGGCAACCAAATGACCTGGTCAATGGGCCATCACCCTGTCTACCTCTGGACCCTGCCAATGTTCCACTGTAACGGCTGGTGTTACCCATGGACCATTACGGCTTTGGCTGGGGTACATGTGTTCCTTCGCCGAGTTGACCCGCAAAAAGTCCTCACTCTGATCCGAGAGCATAAAGTTAGCCACTTATGTGGGGCTCCAATTGTTCTAAACGCTCTGGTTAACATGCCCGAAGAAGCCAAAGCAGCAATCGATCACCCGGTTAACGCGATGGTTGCTGGCGCAGCGCCACCAGCAAAAGTGATTGGCGATGTGGAAAAAATGGGCATCAACATTACCCATGTCTATGGATTAACCGAAGTCTACGGTCCAGTCACTGTCTGCGCATGGCACGAAAGCTGGGATGAGTTCAGCCTTGAAGAACGTGCGACGCTAAAATCACGTCAGGGTGTCCGTTATCCAACCCTTGAAGGAGTAATGGTAGCCGACACGCAAACGCTCAAACCAGTCGCCAAAGACGGTAAAACGATCGGTGAGGTTTTCATGCGAGGTAACACCGTAATGAAAGGCTACCTGAAAAATCCAAGCGCTACGGCAGAAGCCTTTGAGGGTGGTTGGTTCCACACCGGCGACTTAGGTGTATGCCACCCTAACGGCTACATAGAGATCAAAGACCGCCTTAAAGACATTATCATCTCAGGTGGAGAAAACATTTCTACCATTGAGCTGGAAGACGTTCTCTACAAACATCCCGATATTCTTGAAGTTTCCGTCGTCGCCAAACCAGATGAGCGCTGGGGCGAGTCGCCATGCGCATTTATCACTCTTAAGCAAAACAGATTCACGAGTGAAAATGAAATTCTCGACTACTGCCGTGAGCACTTAGCTGGCTTTAAAATTCCAAAGACCATTGTCTTCACCAACTTACCCAAAACGTCCACAGGGAAAGTGCAAAAGTACATTCTTCGCGACTGGGCAAAAGAAATCTAA
- the tyrS gene encoding tyrosine--tRNA ligase, which yields MTLIEDLQARGLIAQASDLELIQTLLSEPQTVYCGFDPTAGSLHIGHLVPLIMLKRFQDAGHQAIALIGGATGMIGDPSFKATERNLNSQETVTGWVNDLSKQIQQLMNPQLATPMQLVNNADWMQKINVIDFFRDVGKHFSINTMINRESVKQRLQRPDQGISFTEFSYALLQSYDFAELNRQHGCRLQIGGNDQWGNIVSGIDLTRRQNSEQVFGLTLPLITKSDGTKFGKTEGGAVWLDPTKTSPYAFYQFWLAAEDADVYHFLRYYTFLSCEEITAIETQDISSKGKPQAQRILAEEMTRFVHGEAGLASAERITQALFSGDVQQLSLSELKQLELDGLPCIHSTQQDLVTLLIESGLASSKRIARELIDNNAISVNGEKVSSEKPSLSFPLFDQYWLLQRGKKHFCLVTRAV from the coding sequence ATGACATTGATTGAAGATTTACAAGCGAGAGGACTCATCGCGCAAGCCAGTGATTTAGAGCTGATTCAAACGCTTTTATCAGAGCCACAAACCGTCTACTGCGGTTTCGATCCCACCGCTGGCAGCCTGCATATCGGACACCTCGTGCCTTTAATTATGCTTAAGCGCTTTCAGGATGCAGGTCATCAAGCCATCGCTCTGATTGGCGGAGCAACAGGTATGATTGGCGACCCAAGTTTTAAAGCTACCGAGCGCAACCTTAACTCGCAAGAAACGGTGACTGGTTGGGTGAATGATCTGTCCAAACAAATCCAGCAACTGATGAACCCTCAACTGGCGACCCCAATGCAGCTGGTTAACAATGCCGACTGGATGCAGAAAATCAATGTGATCGATTTTTTCCGCGATGTCGGTAAGCACTTTTCAATCAACACTATGATCAACCGCGAATCGGTGAAACAGCGCTTGCAGCGACCTGATCAAGGGATCTCGTTTACCGAATTTAGCTACGCGCTTTTACAGTCCTACGATTTTGCCGAACTCAACCGACAACATGGTTGCCGCTTACAGATCGGCGGAAATGACCAATGGGGTAACATTGTCAGTGGGATAGACTTAACACGCCGTCAAAATAGTGAGCAAGTGTTTGGCTTAACATTGCCGCTTATTACCAAGTCTGATGGCACCAAATTTGGTAAAACGGAAGGCGGTGCAGTTTGGCTAGATCCAACCAAAACCTCACCTTACGCGTTTTACCAGTTTTGGCTGGCAGCAGAAGACGCCGATGTATACCACTTTTTGCGTTACTACACGTTCTTGAGCTGTGAAGAGATTACAGCAATCGAAACACAAGATATTTCAAGCAAAGGAAAGCCACAGGCGCAGCGTATTCTTGCTGAAGAAATGACACGCTTCGTTCACGGTGAGGCGGGCTTAGCGAGTGCCGAGCGCATCACTCAGGCGCTGTTCAGTGGTGATGTTCAACAATTGAGCTTAAGTGAATTAAAGCAGCTCGAATTGGATGGCTTGCCTTGCATTCACAGTACTCAACAAGACTTAGTGACGCTGCTTATTGAATCTGGTTTAGCAAGTTCAAAACGCATTGCCAGAGAACTGATAGATAATAATGCCATTAGTGTTAATGGCGAAAAAGTCTCCAGCGAGAAACCGAGTCTGAGCTTCCCACTTTTCGACCAATACTGGCTACTTCAGCGCGGCAAGAAGCATTTCTGTTTGGTGACGCGAGCAGTTTAG
- a CDS encoding LysR family transcriptional regulator, with the protein MLDLNWLRTFVTLAEVKHFGKTATELHMTQPNVSLHIKQLEQATRTKLIERNPVQLTQAGKRLLNTAQHMLNELQICQSDLNAINDLTQGTLSIAASDIVSRLLLIKPFQKFKNEYPGIDLALFNTTSSQAVDLVKRARADIGFVIAQKESQPLHFTPLTQIHWCAFGDNIFEWQENKKESQTLILLGHDTRTRELIDASLPELKLPKHRVMEVGSVEAQIDWAEAGFGTAIVPDFSIDPRLKLTREVIPLPSFPNTDFGYIVRQNQVLSKAAKQLLTWVGENVSVVS; encoded by the coding sequence ATGTTGGATTTGAATTGGCTGAGGACATTTGTCACGTTGGCGGAAGTGAAACATTTCGGCAAAACGGCTACAGAGCTGCATATGACTCAGCCGAATGTCAGCTTGCACATTAAGCAGCTTGAGCAAGCAACACGGACGAAATTGATTGAACGAAATCCTGTGCAACTGACTCAGGCTGGAAAGCGCTTGTTGAATACTGCGCAACACATGCTGAACGAGCTGCAGATCTGTCAGTCGGATCTTAATGCGATTAATGATCTTACTCAGGGAACGCTTTCGATTGCTGCCAGCGATATTGTTTCGCGCTTGTTACTTATCAAACCATTTCAAAAATTCAAAAACGAGTATCCGGGCATCGATTTAGCGCTATTCAACACCACGTCATCTCAAGCGGTGGACTTAGTGAAACGTGCCCGAGCAGACATCGGTTTTGTTATCGCTCAGAAAGAGAGTCAACCGCTTCACTTTACCCCCCTGACCCAGATTCACTGGTGTGCTTTTGGCGACAATATCTTTGAGTGGCAGGAAAACAAAAAGGAAAGCCAGACGCTTATTCTGCTTGGGCACGATACTCGTACGCGAGAACTGATCGATGCTTCTTTACCGGAACTGAAGCTGCCAAAGCATAGAGTGATGGAAGTAGGCAGTGTGGAAGCGCAAATCGATTGGGCGGAAGCCGGTTTTGGCACAGCGATTGTTCCGGACTTTTCAATTGACCCAAGGCTGAAGTTAACCAGAGAGGTGATACCGTTGCCAAGCTTCCCCAACACAGACTTTGGTTACATCGTTCGCCAGAATCAGGTGTTATCTAAAGCGGCTAAGCAATTGCTGACCTGGGTTGGAGAGAATGTCTCAGTGGTAAGTTGA
- a CDS encoding adenylosuccinate synthase, whose protein sequence is MSSIVVVGANWGDEGKGRIVDFLAEQASASIRFQGGNNAGHTVVNDLGTFKLHQLPSGVFNPDCLAVLGPGMVISPALLSQEIAEVEEAGVKVNMRISDRATLCLPLHALEDTLEEQRLGDKAYGSTRQGIAPAYGDRVMKKGILVGWLKQPEVLVERLQFMMDWKLPQLRALYPTFEFEQSAEELANWLLEVSAPWRDAICNVTLPLKELQAEDKTLLFEAQLGAGRDLVYGEYPWTTSSNVVSMYAGIGSGLPALRPERVIAVAKAFSSSVGTGTLITAMEEQDAFRELAGEFGATTGRPRDMGYFDAVATKNGVELQAATEIALTKVDCLTGLNDLKICVGYEGDHSENPIWPQTAALAPIYEKMESWSEDITGCRQFEELPVAAQKYVLRIEELMGVPVKMVSVGPGREQMIMR, encoded by the coding sequence ATGTCGTCTATCGTTGTTGTGGGTGCAAACTGGGGTGATGAAGGCAAAGGCCGCATCGTTGACTTTTTGGCAGAGCAAGCTTCTGCGAGTATTCGTTTCCAAGGTGGTAACAACGCAGGTCACACCGTGGTTAACGACCTGGGCACGTTTAAGCTACACCAGCTTCCAAGTGGCGTATTCAACCCAGACTGTTTGGCAGTTTTAGGTCCGGGTATGGTTATCAGCCCTGCGTTGCTGTCTCAGGAGATTGCGGAAGTCGAAGAAGCGGGCGTTAAAGTGAATATGCGCATTTCTGATCGCGCAACACTGTGTCTACCTCTACATGCACTTGAAGATACGCTAGAAGAACAGCGTTTAGGCGACAAAGCATATGGTTCAACTCGTCAAGGTATTGCACCTGCGTACGGTGACCGTGTGATGAAAAAAGGCATTCTTGTTGGTTGGTTAAAGCAACCTGAAGTGCTAGTTGAACGTCTTCAATTTATGATGGATTGGAAACTACCTCAACTACGTGCGCTTTACCCTACATTTGAGTTTGAACAGTCGGCAGAAGAGTTAGCGAACTGGTTACTAGAAGTATCTGCACCTTGGCGTGATGCTATCTGTAACGTAACGCTTCCTCTTAAAGAGCTGCAAGCAGAAGACAAGACATTGCTATTCGAAGCGCAACTTGGTGCAGGCCGTGACCTGGTTTACGGTGAATACCCATGGACAACGTCTTCAAATGTTGTCTCTATGTATGCAGGTATCGGTAGTGGCCTACCAGCTCTTCGTCCAGAGCGCGTAATTGCTGTAGCGAAAGCATTCAGTTCATCAGTAGGTACAGGCACGCTGATCACTGCAATGGAAGAGCAAGATGCATTCCGTGAACTTGCAGGTGAGTTCGGCGCAACAACAGGCCGTCCACGCGACATGGGTTACTTTGATGCAGTAGCAACCAAAAACGGGGTTGAGCTACAAGCAGCGACAGAAATCGCGCTAACCAAAGTAGACTGTCTGACGGGTCTTAACGATCTTAAAATCTGTGTTGGCTACGAAGGCGATCACAGCGAAAACCCAATCTGGCCTCAAACAGCAGCACTAGCACCAATCTACGAGAAAATGGAAAGCTGGAGCGAAGACATCACAGGATGTCGTCAGTTTGAAGAGCTACCAGTAGCGGCACAGAAATACGTACTGCGTATTGAAGAACTTATGGGCGTACCAGTAAAAATGGTTTCTGTGGGTCCTGGTCGTGAACAAATGATTATGCGTTAA
- the ppsA gene encoding phosphoenolpyruvate synthase, with product MQKNTLWFNGLSMNDVDKVGGKNASLGEMVSNLANVGVSVPNGFATTSYAFNKFLDHEGLDDRIHQLLDELDVEDVDALRKTGATIRQWVLDAPFPADLEQDIRENYQELVEGNPELSVAVRSSATAEDLPDASFAGQQETFLNVKGIDAVMEATKHVYASLFNDRAISYRVHQGFDHRGISLSAGIQRMVRSDKASSGVMFTLDTESGFDQVVFITSSWGLGEMVVQGAVNPDEFYVHKPMLEAGAHPIVKKTFGSKQIKMIYSNSQEIGKQVDIIDTSDEERNTFSLNDEEIKELAKQAMIIEKHYQRPMDIEWAKDGIDGKLYIVQARPETVCSQSEKNVIERYELNNKADVLVEGRAIGQRIGKGAVRLVDSLDQMSLVQDGDVLVTDMTDPDWEPVMKKASAIVTNRGGRTCHAAIIARELGIPAIVGCGDATSKLSDGIEVTVSCAEGETGYVYQGDLDFEVKRSSVDELPLLPTKVMMNVGNPDRAFDFAQIPNEGVGLARLEFIINKMIGIHPKALLNFDAQSDELKAEITQRIRGYKDPIDFYVSKLTEGIATIASAFWPKRVIVRMSDFKSNEYSNLVGGKSYEPHEENPMLGFRGASRYISPVFEDCFELETQAIKRVRNEMGLKNIEIMIPFVRTPSEAASVIDLLAKFDLRRGDQGLKVIMMCELPSNAVLADEFLKYFDGFSIGSNDMTQLTLGLDRDSGDVAHLFDERNAAVKVMLKMAIDAATKAGKYVGICGQGPSDHEDLAEWLMEQGISSVSLNPDTVIDTWLQLGKVSK from the coding sequence ATGCAAAAGAACACCCTCTGGTTCAATGGCCTATCCATGAATGATGTCGACAAAGTCGGCGGTAAGAACGCTTCGCTTGGTGAAATGGTTTCTAACCTAGCTAACGTTGGCGTTTCTGTTCCAAATGGTTTTGCGACAACCTCATATGCGTTCAATAAATTCCTTGACCATGAAGGTTTGGATGATCGTATTCACCAACTACTCGATGAACTGGATGTTGAGGATGTAGACGCTCTGCGTAAGACAGGCGCGACCATCCGTCAATGGGTTTTAGACGCCCCTTTCCCAGCAGATCTTGAACAAGATATCCGTGAAAACTATCAAGAACTGGTTGAAGGTAACCCTGAACTTTCAGTTGCAGTTCGCTCTTCTGCAACAGCGGAAGACTTACCTGATGCATCTTTTGCTGGTCAGCAAGAGACTTTCCTAAACGTCAAAGGTATTGACGCTGTAATGGAAGCAACGAAGCACGTTTACGCTTCTCTATTTAACGACCGCGCTATCTCTTACCGTGTACACCAGGGTTTTGACCACCGTGGTATCTCACTGTCAGCAGGTATCCAGCGCATGGTGCGTTCTGACAAAGCTTCTTCAGGCGTAATGTTTACTCTGGACACAGAATCAGGCTTCGACCAAGTGGTATTCATCACTTCGTCTTGGGGTCTGGGTGAAATGGTCGTTCAGGGCGCAGTTAACCCGGATGAGTTTTACGTTCACAAGCCAATGTTGGAAGCGGGTGCTCACCCAATCGTGAAGAAAACATTCGGTTCTAAACAGATCAAAATGATCTACTCAAACAGCCAAGAAATCGGCAAACAAGTAGACATCATTGATACGTCGGATGAAGAGCGCAACACTTTCTCTCTAAACGACGAAGAAATTAAAGAGCTTGCAAAACAAGCGATGATCATCGAGAAGCACTACCAGCGTCCAATGGACATTGAGTGGGCGAAAGACGGTATCGACGGTAAGCTTTACATCGTTCAGGCTCGCCCAGAGACCGTATGTTCTCAAAGCGAAAAGAACGTTATCGAGCGTTACGAGCTAAACAACAAAGCAGACGTTTTAGTTGAAGGTCGTGCAATCGGTCAACGTATCGGTAAAGGTGCGGTACGTTTAGTTGATTCACTAGACCAAATGTCACTGGTTCAAGACGGCGACGTACTGGTAACTGACATGACTGACCCAGATTGGGAACCAGTAATGAAGAAAGCGTCAGCTATCGTAACCAACCGTGGCGGCCGTACTTGTCACGCAGCGATCATCGCTCGTGAACTTGGTATCCCAGCTATCGTTGGTTGTGGTGATGCAACCAGCAAACTGTCTGACGGTATCGAAGTGACGGTATCTTGTGCAGAAGGCGAAACAGGTTACGTTTACCAAGGCGATCTTGATTTTGAAGTAAAGCGTTCTTCTGTCGATGAGCTACCATTGCTACCGACTAAAGTAATGATGAACGTGGGTAACCCAGATCGCGCATTCGACTTCGCTCAAATTCCAAACGAAGGTGTTGGTCTTGCGCGTCTTGAATTCATCATCAACAAGATGATCGGTATTCACCCGAAAGCGCTACTGAACTTTGATGCTCAAAGCGATGAGCTAAAAGCAGAAATCACGCAGCGTATCCGTGGTTACAAAGATCCTATCGACTTCTACGTAAGTAAACTGACAGAAGGCATCGCGACTATCGCTTCTGCATTCTGGCCAAAACGCGTTATCGTTCGTATGTCTGACTTTAAGTCTAACGAATACAGCAACTTGGTTGGTGGTAAATCTTACGAGCCGCATGAAGAAAACCCAATGCTGGGCTTCCGTGGTGCATCTCGTTACATTTCACCAGTGTTTGAAGACTGTTTCGAGCTAGAAACTCAAGCAATCAAACGTGTTCGTAACGAAATGGGCTTGAAGAACATCGAGATCATGATCCCGTTCGTTCGTACTCCAAGCGAAGCAGCGTCGGTTATCGACCTGTTGGCTAAGTTCGACCTACGCCGTGGTGACCAGGGTCTGAAAGTTATCATGATGTGTGAACTGCCTTCAAACGCAGTACTGGCAGATGAGTTCTTGAAGTACTTCGACGGCTTCTCTATCGGTTCAAACGACATGACTCAGCTAACACTTGGTCTGGACCGTGACTCTGGCGACGTGGCTCACCTATTTGATGAGCGTAACGCTGCGGTTAAAGTAATGCTGAAAATGGCAATCGACGCAGCAACGAAAGCTGGTAAATACGTAGGTATTTGTGGCCAAGGCCCTTCTGACCATGAAGATTTAGCGGAATGGTTGATGGAGCAAGGCATCAGCTCTGTATCACTTAACCCAGATACGGTTATCGATACTTGGTTGCAGCTAGGTAAAGTTAGCAAGTAA
- a CDS encoding YSC84-related protein, which translates to MKKPIVILTTLMLLASPAHADWDKISEKMSELGDAVAEGAQEAWDSTKTYSKQAWQDFMNWSEEAMNTAGEWTDASIEKSKEWIDIADKKIDELMEGDTPEEARQAVDLMADSTMFKLFNEKPEAKALYDQAYGYAVFDSRKLSLLFHTNSGSGVAVNKETEKRTYMNMFGMGLALGAGGKFYQQVVLFENQKDFDTFVNEGWEASSEATALAGDEGEELSTHFNSGVAVYQLNSKGLLVDVNVSGSKYWVNEELTNSQ; encoded by the coding sequence ATGAAAAAACCGATCGTTATCTTAACAACGCTAATGTTACTTGCCTCTCCGGCCCATGCAGACTGGGATAAAATCTCCGAAAAGATGTCTGAGCTGGGTGATGCGGTTGCGGAAGGTGCACAAGAGGCATGGGACAGTACGAAAACGTATTCCAAACAAGCTTGGCAAGATTTTATGAACTGGTCAGAAGAAGCGATGAACACGGCTGGTGAATGGACAGATGCGAGCATTGAAAAAAGCAAAGAGTGGATTGATATCGCGGATAAAAAGATTGATGAGCTGATGGAAGGCGATACGCCAGAAGAAGCACGACAAGCGGTCGATTTGATGGCTGACAGCACCATGTTCAAACTCTTCAATGAAAAACCGGAAGCGAAGGCACTCTACGACCAAGCATATGGCTACGCGGTATTTGACTCTCGCAAGTTATCTTTACTGTTCCACACCAACTCTGGCTCTGGCGTTGCGGTAAATAAAGAGACAGAAAAACGCACTTACATGAACATGTTCGGAATGGGCTTGGCACTCGGCGCTGGCGGCAAGTTTTATCAACAAGTGGTGCTGTTTGAAAACCAAAAAGATTTCGACACTTTCGTTAATGAAGGCTGGGAAGCGTCCAGCGAAGCAACGGCTCTTGCAGGCGATGAAGGTGAGGAACTCAGCACACACTTTAACAGTGGTGTCGCGGTGTACCAGTTGAACTCAAAAGGTCTGTTAGTCGATGTCAATGTGTCTGGTTCTAAATACTGGGTCAACGAGGAGCTAACCAACTCTCAGTAA
- a CDS encoding pyruvate, water dikinase regulatory protein: MQTNTQSRDVFYVSDGTAITCETLAHVVLGQFSFIPNEKTFPFVETPDKGLDVVKEIEASYRRNGVKPLVFFSIVVPEVREMLLAAPAFSYDVLESIVQKVQDDIQMAPTPKLQRSRSVGKDSDTYFDRIAAIEYTLAHDDGITLKGLEQADIILLGVSRSGKTPTSLYMAMQFGLRVVNYPFIAEDVKMLRLLPEFEIHRHKLFGLTITPERLNEIRENRLSGSDYASEEQCKLELNTVEALFRREAIPYINTSSLSVEEISTRILEKAGMKRRLF; encoded by the coding sequence ATGCAAACAAATACCCAAAGTCGTGATGTATTCTATGTTTCTGACGGTACGGCGATAACATGTGAGACATTAGCCCATGTTGTTCTAGGTCAATTTTCATTCATTCCTAATGAAAAAACCTTTCCTTTTGTGGAAACTCCAGACAAAGGATTGGATGTCGTCAAAGAAATAGAAGCTTCTTACCGCCGAAATGGTGTTAAGCCTCTGGTGTTTTTCTCAATAGTTGTGCCAGAGGTGCGGGAAATGCTGCTTGCGGCTCCCGCTTTCAGCTACGATGTGCTTGAAAGCATTGTGCAAAAAGTTCAGGACGACATTCAGATGGCACCCACGCCAAAGTTGCAGCGCTCCCGAAGTGTGGGTAAAGACTCCGATACTTACTTTGACCGCATTGCTGCAATCGAATATACGCTCGCCCATGATGATGGCATTACGCTAAAAGGCTTGGAGCAGGCAGATATCATTCTTCTGGGTGTATCGCGCAGTGGCAAAACCCCAACCAGCTTATATATGGCAATGCAGTTTGGTCTGCGCGTGGTGAACTACCCGTTTATTGCGGAAGACGTAAAGATGCTGCGCTTGTTGCCTGAGTTTGAGATACATCGTCATAAGTTGTTTGGATTGACCATTACCCCTGAACGATTGAATGAAATTCGCGAGAATCGTTTATCGGGCAGTGATTACGCCAGTGAAGAACAATGTAAATTGGAGTTGAATACGGTTGAAGCGCTGTTCCGAAGAGAAGCGATTCCTTATATCAATACCTCGTCGCTTTCTGTTGAGGAAATTTCGACTCGAATTTTGGAAAAGGCGGGAATGAAGCGCAGATTGTTTTAA
- a CDS encoding helix-turn-helix domain-containing protein: MSDTHFNTLLAEAISALNTPNFTPKLMRVISALFDFDCAVILGYRENKHPIYLYDSIQNERDLLFQRYLTNSFQNDPFFQQLNDSKQQGVFTLKDVVRKGVDYQDYCDQFYRQTGWKDELSMLIQVEAHSWVMFYFGYLEEGKRFSKQQINRLQPYFSILQSLCQQHWKQAEFSMSEPVFNPETYSGNLREVIEHALTTFGTDTLTRREQEVAQLLVQGFDTKEISTRLELVQGTVKNHRKRIYSQLKVSSLGELFQLFLNHLITRVR, translated from the coding sequence ATGTCTGACACTCACTTTAATACGCTCCTCGCAGAGGCCATCTCTGCCTTAAATACGCCTAATTTCACGCCGAAATTGATGCGGGTGATCAGCGCTTTATTCGATTTTGATTGCGCGGTGATACTGGGATATCGTGAAAACAAACACCCTATTTATCTTTATGATTCGATTCAAAATGAGCGTGATTTGCTCTTTCAACGCTATCTCACCAATTCGTTTCAAAATGATCCCTTTTTCCAGCAGTTAAACGACAGCAAACAACAAGGGGTTTTTACGCTAAAAGATGTGGTTCGTAAGGGCGTAGATTACCAAGACTATTGCGACCAATTTTATCGCCAGACTGGCTGGAAAGATGAACTCAGTATGCTGATCCAAGTCGAAGCTCATTCCTGGGTAATGTTCTATTTCGGCTACCTGGAAGAAGGTAAACGCTTCTCAAAGCAGCAAATAAACCGATTACAACCTTACTTTTCGATACTTCAATCGCTGTGTCAGCAACACTGGAAACAAGCTGAGTTTTCAATGTCTGAGCCCGTTTTTAATCCCGAGACATATTCTGGCAATCTGAGAGAAGTAATAGAACACGCCCTGACAACATTTGGCACCGATACGTTAACCCGACGAGAGCAAGAAGTCGCCCAACTGCTAGTACAAGGGTTTGATACCAAAGAAATTTCGACTCGACTGGAACTGGTGCAAGGCACGGTCAAAAATCATCGCAAACGGATATACTCACAGTTGAAAGTCTCTTCACTTGGCGAGCTATTTCAGCTGTTTTTAAATCATCTGATTACCCGCGTGAGATAA